Proteins from a single region of Butyrivibrio fibrisolvens:
- the priA gene encoding primosomal protein N' gives MDNTTESNIYAKIIIDISHEQVDRTFCYKVPERLIGSVDVGSCVQVPFGRGNKVRTGYVMELTDTADFDPAKIKEIVSIATENLPAEDIFIKLAAWMKQRYGSTMYAALKTVLPAHKKQTTLKHKFISLRMAQREATEYLYECRQKNRKAQERLLAELLTEPEERIPYELVTGKLNISAATIRSLKEKCVINVTEEEYYRNPVNISAGATRRLNLSDEQQHVVDKVISDFDANIKKTYLVHGITGSGKTEVYIRMIEEIIARGKQAIVLIPEISLTYQTLMRFYRHFGERVSVMNSTLSPGEKYDQFERARNGQLDIIIGPRSALFTPFPNLGLIIIDEEHEPAYKSEQMPKYHARETAITLAKLVKDGASVVLGSATPSLEAYYRAVSGEYELFELTKRLTGGTLPEVECVDLRDELRSGNRSIFSRSLQEAIEDRLQKHEQLMLFINRRGLAGFVSCRSCGHVFKCPHCDVSLSEHRGGKLVCHYCGYSEPVTRICPECGSKYVSAFRAGTEQIEKEVLKNWPHARVLRMDADTTKTKDSYQKILSAFSNEEADILIGTQMIVKGHDFPKVTLVGVLAADMSLYANDYRAAERTFQLLTQAAGRAGRGELAGKVIVQSYQPDHYAIQTAARQDYGAFYDEEIAYRRLLAYPPVAHMMAVQITSKSEEAGITFSNKLRTILEQPVVPFLDLDGSSYSFRSDNGRGNSNSNDISVSPSAYVRGSLMESEKPVIIGPAAANISKINDVFRFVIYVKSQDYAILTKMKDKIERYTARLIEAGQYRGYSVQFDFDPINGF, from the coding sequence ATGGACAATACTACAGAATCTAATATATACGCCAAAATTATCATAGATATATCTCACGAGCAGGTGGACAGAACTTTCTGCTATAAAGTTCCTGAGCGCCTTATAGGCAGTGTCGATGTTGGAAGCTGCGTGCAGGTGCCATTTGGACGAGGCAATAAGGTTAGGACCGGCTACGTCATGGAGCTTACGGATACTGCGGACTTTGATCCTGCGAAGATCAAAGAGATCGTTTCTATCGCGACTGAGAATCTTCCGGCAGAAGATATTTTTATAAAGCTTGCTGCCTGGATGAAGCAAAGATACGGCTCTACCATGTATGCAGCACTTAAGACAGTACTTCCTGCGCATAAGAAACAGACAACACTTAAGCATAAGTTTATATCCTTAAGGATGGCGCAGCGAGAAGCTACAGAATATCTCTATGAATGCAGGCAAAAGAACAGGAAGGCGCAGGAAAGGCTTCTTGCAGAGCTCTTAACTGAGCCTGAAGAAAGGATTCCCTATGAGCTTGTAACAGGAAAGCTCAATATTTCTGCGGCAACCATAAGAAGTCTTAAGGAAAAGTGCGTGATAAATGTCACCGAAGAAGAGTATTATCGTAACCCTGTTAATATAAGTGCGGGTGCAACCAGGAGGCTTAACCTTTCTGATGAGCAGCAGCACGTAGTTGATAAGGTCATCAGCGACTTTGATGCGAATATAAAAAAGACTTATCTTGTGCACGGCATAACAGGAAGCGGTAAGACTGAAGTTTATATCCGCATGATAGAAGAGATAATAGCAAGGGGCAAACAGGCTATAGTCCTTATCCCTGAGATATCTTTGACCTATCAGACCCTTATGCGTTTCTACCGCCACTTTGGAGAGCGAGTATCAGTAATGAATTCAACTCTTTCTCCCGGGGAAAAATATGATCAGTTTGAAAGGGCAAGAAATGGCCAGCTTGACATAATAATCGGCCCTAGGTCAGCTCTTTTTACACCATTTCCAAATCTTGGACTTATAATAATAGATGAGGAGCATGAGCCTGCCTATAAATCTGAGCAGATGCCCAAGTATCATGCAAGAGAGACAGCTATTACACTTGCAAAACTGGTAAAAGACGGAGCAAGCGTGGTTTTAGGAAGTGCGACCCCTTCTCTTGAAGCCTATTACAGGGCTGTATCAGGTGAATACGAACTCTTTGAGCTTACCAAGAGACTTACAGGCGGAACATTGCCGGAAGTTGAATGCGTAGATCTAAGAGACGAGCTTAGAAGCGGCAACAGATCTATTTTTTCAAGAAGTCTTCAGGAAGCAATCGAGGATAGGCTTCAAAAGCACGAGCAGCTTATGCTCTTTATAAACAGAAGAGGACTTGCAGGATTCGTATCATGCAGAAGCTGCGGACATGTATTTAAGTGCCCTCACTGCGATGTATCTCTATCGGAGCATAGAGGCGGCAAGCTTGTATGCCACTACTGCGGATATTCAGAGCCTGTCACAAGAATATGTCCTGAGTGCGGATCCAAGTATGTTTCAGCCTTTAGGGCAGGAACAGAGCAGATAGAAAAAGAAGTTCTTAAGAACTGGCCACATGCAAGAGTCCTCAGGATGGATGCAGATACCACCAAGACTAAGGACAGCTACCAGAAGATATTGTCTGCTTTTTCCAACGAAGAAGCCGATATACTGATAGGAACGCAGATGATAGTTAAGGGCCACGATTTCCCTAAGGTTACGCTTGTGGGAGTTTTGGCTGCGGATATGTCACTTTATGCTAATGACTACAGGGCGGCAGAGCGAACCTTCCAGCTTCTGACGCAGGCAGCAGGAAGAGCAGGAAGAGGAGAACTTGCCGGCAAAGTAATAGTACAAAGCTATCAGCCTGATCACTATGCGATCCAGACCGCTGCAAGGCAGGATTATGGCGCTTTTTACGATGAAGAGATTGCCTACAGAAGGCTTCTGGCGTACCCTCCTGTTGCGCACATGATGGCAGTTCAGATCACTTCAAAAAGTGAAGAAGCAGGAATAACTTTTTCCAATAAATTGAGGACTATTTTAGAACAGCCTGTAGTTCCTTTTCTGGATCTTGATGGTAGCAGTTATAGCTTTCGCAGTGACAATGGAAGAGGTAATTCTAACAGTAATGATATAAGCGTATCTCCCTCAGCTTATGTAAGAGGAAGCCTTATGGAGAGTGAAAAGCCGGTTATCATCGGTCCGGCAGCTGCGAATATATCAAAAATTAATGATGTTTTCAGATTTGTTATATATGTTAAGTCGCAGGATTATGCTATATTAACTAAGATGAAAGATAAAATTGAACGGTATACCGCCAGACTCATAGAAGCTGGACAATACCGAGGATATTCGGTACAATTTGATTTTGACCCTATAAACGGTTTTTGA
- the def gene encoding peptide deformylase: MAIRQIREYGDEVLAKKCKPVKEMTDSIQELIDDMFETMYEANGVGLAAPQVGILKRIMVIDCTGEDPFVFINPEILETSGEQTGYEGCLSIPGKSGVVTRPDHVRVKALDRDMNEFELEADELFARAICHECEHLDGHMYVEKVAGGVEGLVDNEELYKDED; the protein is encoded by the coding sequence ATGGCTATAAGACAGATTCGTGAATATGGTGATGAAGTACTTGCAAAAAAGTGCAAACCTGTCAAAGAAATGACAGATTCAATACAGGAACTTATCGATGATATGTTCGAAACAATGTATGAAGCAAATGGAGTAGGCCTTGCAGCACCTCAGGTTGGTATCCTTAAAAGGATCATGGTAATCGACTGCACAGGTGAAGATCCATTTGTATTCATCAATCCTGAGATTCTTGAGACAAGCGGTGAGCAGACAGGCTACGAAGGATGTCTTTCTATCCCTGGAAAGAGCGGCGTAGTTACAAGACCTGATCACGTAAGAGTTAAGGCTCTTGACCGCGATATGAATGAGTTCGAGCTTGAAGCTGATGAGCTTTTTGCACGCGCTATCTGCCACGAATGCGAGCACCTTGACGGACATATGTATGTTGAAAAGGTAGCAGGCGGAGTTGAAGGACTTGTAGACAATGAAGAGCTCTATAAGGACGAGGATTAA